In one Pseudomonadota bacterium genomic region, the following are encoded:
- the larA gene encoding nickel-dependent lactate racemase, whose translation MHIDLNFGRGSIPLKLEKAWKAEIIRKPLMPFESDPKLAIQKALNNPINSLPLLEKARTKDNACILICDITRPVPNHLLLPEIVSVLLKAGISQSNIEILIATGLHRPNEGEELEQLIGDPWILENIKIFNHFAKNDEDHALIGTTTKGTKVKLDKRFVNADLKIVTGLVEPHFMAGYSGGRKVIAPGVAHEETITTFHNHKFMSDPNSDSCILNGNPLHQEQLEIVSMLGEVLCVNTVLDEHRNLSLINFGEIVASHLAAVAFAKDYLSVPMRRKFNTIVTSAAGYPLDSTYYQTVKGMVVPYQILEPGGDLIIASECAEGMGSKEFRKAQQTLVSKGAAAFCAEIAQKAYAAVDEWQTQMQTKIMNVGHVHLYSPGLSSTDHKLTGVNIIDNLDEFVRSRVLNNLELYSEPSLAVIPEGPYVVPTLI comes from the coding sequence ATGCATATTGACTTAAATTTTGGAAGAGGCAGCATTCCACTCAAGCTCGAAAAGGCCTGGAAAGCCGAAATCATCCGCAAACCGTTGATGCCCTTTGAGAGCGATCCCAAATTGGCGATTCAAAAAGCGCTCAACAACCCCATCAATTCGTTACCACTTCTAGAAAAAGCCAGAACAAAGGACAATGCATGCATTCTAATCTGCGACATCACAAGACCCGTCCCTAATCACTTGCTGCTTCCAGAGATCGTCTCCGTACTCCTTAAAGCCGGCATTTCACAATCAAACATTGAAATATTGATTGCAACCGGATTACATAGGCCCAATGAAGGCGAGGAGCTCGAACAACTCATTGGGGATCCATGGATCCTTGAAAACATTAAGATTTTCAATCATTTCGCAAAAAATGACGAAGACCATGCCCTGATCGGCACGACCACTAAGGGCACTAAAGTTAAGCTGGATAAACGTTTTGTGAATGCTGACCTCAAAATTGTGACAGGGCTAGTCGAGCCGCACTTCATGGCAGGCTATTCTGGTGGGCGCAAAGTGATTGCCCCTGGCGTTGCACACGAAGAAACGATCACAACGTTCCATAACCATAAATTCATGTCGGACCCAAACTCAGATAGCTGTATCCTGAATGGAAACCCTCTACACCAGGAGCAACTTGAAATTGTTTCCATGCTCGGCGAGGTGCTGTGCGTGAATACCGTGCTAGACGAGCATAGAAACCTATCGTTGATTAACTTCGGAGAAATAGTTGCCAGCCACCTCGCAGCCGTCGCCTTTGCAAAAGATTATCTATCTGTACCTATGCGCCGCAAATTCAACACAATAGTGACAAGTGCTGCGGGCTACCCTCTAGATTCAACCTACTATCAAACAGTTAAAGGAATGGTTGTCCCGTATCAAATACTAGAGCCTGGGGGAGACCTCATTATCGCTTCAGAGTGTGCCGAGGGAATGGGGTCAAAAGAATTTAGGAAAGCGCAACAAACGCTTGTCAGTAAAGGGGCTGCTGCTTTTTGCGCTGAAATTGCGCAGAAAGCATATGCCGCGGTGGATGAATGGCAAACCCAAATGCAGACGAAAATCATGAATGTTGGCCACGTTCATTTATACTCACCGGGTCTTAGCTCGACAGACCACAAACTGACCGGCGTAAACATCATAGACAACCTGGATGAATTTGTTCGTTCACGCGTGCTTAATAACTTAGAGTTATACTCAGAACCAAGCTTAGCGGTCATACCCGAAGGACCCTATGTGGTCCCAACCCTTATTTAA
- a CDS encoding lactate racemase domain-containing protein yields the protein MIKDTINVEIAGGLDFSLSKMIRVQQKFSAPKIDDIASVIKKEFARESIKNKVLPGQKIAVGCGSRGVANIAAITKAVIEELIKLGAKPFIFPCMGSHGAATAEGQKQVLAGYGITEEIMAVPIHATMDTEIVGQLDDGTPVHMDSNAAHADGIVVINRVKPHTSFRGQTESGITKMLAIGIGKINGAAIYHQHGMDMFPTLLPKIRDVNINKRNVLFGVGIVENAFDQTALIEVIPAEEIHEKEPPLQVLAKQNMPKLNFSNIDVLIIEEMGKNISGAGFDPNITGRNRRAVQWDSGLHVKKIVVLRITPESHGNATGIGGADVTTMRLYRDMDIGATYANVITAMNLDGAAIPIIMNSDREAIALAIKTVVRTKPEDCRIVRIKNTLSLGEIDVSTNMLEEVTKNPDLFEIISEAQDWKFDYKNNLQAID from the coding sequence ATGATTAAAGACACCATAAACGTTGAAATTGCAGGGGGTTTAGATTTTTCACTTAGCAAAATGATTCGCGTGCAACAGAAATTCAGCGCGCCAAAAATCGACGATATTGCCTCAGTTATCAAAAAAGAATTTGCACGAGAGTCCATCAAAAACAAAGTCTTACCCGGCCAAAAAATTGCCGTTGGCTGTGGAAGCCGCGGCGTTGCTAATATTGCGGCCATTACAAAAGCCGTCATCGAAGAGTTAATCAAACTTGGCGCGAAACCATTCATCTTTCCCTGCATGGGGAGTCACGGAGCCGCTACCGCTGAAGGACAGAAGCAAGTGCTCGCTGGATATGGCATCACGGAAGAAATAATGGCTGTACCAATACATGCCACCATGGATACCGAGATAGTTGGGCAGTTAGACGATGGAACACCCGTGCATATGGACAGCAACGCAGCTCATGCCGACGGGATTGTTGTGATCAATAGAGTTAAGCCACACACCTCATTTCGAGGTCAGACGGAGAGCGGAATCACGAAAATGCTCGCTATTGGTATTGGCAAAATAAATGGTGCAGCAATCTACCATCAACACGGCATGGATATGTTTCCAACACTCCTGCCAAAAATCCGTGATGTAAACATCAATAAACGTAACGTCTTATTTGGGGTGGGTATTGTTGAAAATGCCTTCGATCAAACTGCATTGATAGAGGTCATCCCAGCGGAGGAGATTCACGAAAAAGAACCTCCACTTCAAGTACTTGCGAAACAAAATATGCCTAAACTCAATTTTTCAAATATCGATGTCTTGATCATTGAAGAAATGGGAAAAAATATCAGCGGCGCTGGCTTTGATCCGAATATTACTGGCCGTAATAGACGCGCGGTACAGTGGGACAGCGGATTACATGTCAAAAAAATTGTAGTACTCCGTATCACCCCAGAAAGTCATGGTAATGCTACTGGAATTGGCGGGGCCGACGTAACGACCATGCGGCTTTATCGCGACATGGATATTGGTGCAACTTACGCCAACGTGATCACCGCCATGAACTTAGATGGTGCTGCGATTCCGATCATCATGAACTCGGATAGAGAAGCAATAGCTCTAGCAATCAAAACAGTAGTCAGAACCAAGCCTGAAGATTGCCGCATCGTGAGAATCAAGAACACATTATCACTTGGTGAGATTGACGTATCTACAAACATGCTCGAAGAAGTTACAAAAAATCCAGATTTATTTGAAATAATTTCCGAGGCGCAAGACTGGAAATTTGATTACAAAAATAATTTGCAAGCTATTGACTGA